In the Dryobates pubescens isolate bDryPub1 chromosome 30, bDryPub1.pri, whole genome shotgun sequence genome, one interval contains:
- the CCAR1 gene encoding cell division cycle and apoptosis regulator protein 1 isoform X4, with protein MAQFGGQKNPPWATQFTATAVSQPAALGVQQPSLLGASPTIYTQQTALAAAGLTTQTPTNYQLTQTAALQQQAAAAAAALQQQYSQPQQTLYSVQQQLQQPQQTLLTQPAVALPTSLSLSTPQPAAQITVSYPAPRSSQQQTQPQKQRVFTGVVTKLHDTFGFVDEDVFFQLSAVKGKTPQVGDRVLVEATYNPNMPFKWNAQRIQTLPNQNQTQAQPLLKTPPAVLQPIAQQTAFSVQAQPQPQSLLQAQISAASITPLLQTQPQPLLQQPQQKGGLLQPPVRLISQPQPARRLDPPSRFSGRNDRGGDPMPNRKDDRSRERDRERRRSRERSPQRKRSRERSPRRERERSPRRPRRVVPRYTVQFSKFSLDCRSCDMMELRRRYQNLYIPSDFFDAQFTWVDAFPMSRPFQLGNYCNFYVMHREVDPIDKNTAVLDPPDADHLYSAKVMLMASPSMEDLYHKSCALAEDPQELRDGFQHPARLVKFLVGMKGKDEAMAIGGHWSPSLDGPDPEKDPSVLIKTAIRCCKALTGIDLSVCTQWYRFAEIRYHRPEETHKGRTVPAHVETVVLFFPDVWHCLPTRSEWETLSRGYKQQLVEKLQGERKEADGEQDEEEKDDGEAKEISTPTHWSKLDPKTMKVNDLRKELESRTLSSKGLKSQLIARLTKQLKVEEQKEEQKELEKSEKEEEEEEDRKSEDDKEEEERKRQEEMERQRRERRYILPDEPAIIVHPNWAAKSGKFDCSIMSLSVLLDYRLEDNKEHSFEVSLFAELFNEMLQRDFGVRIYKALISLPEREDKKDKKSKKDERKEKKEEKDEETDDPKPKRRKSGDDKDKKEDRDEKKREDKRKDDSKDEEETEDDNNQEEYDPMEAEEAEDEDEDREEEEMNKREDRREGNRHCKERASKDKEKDKTQMVTVNRDLLMAFVYFDQSHCGYLLEKDMEEILYTLGLHLSRAQVKKLLNKVVLRESCFYRRLTDTSKDEENQEESEELQEDMLGNRLLLPSPTVKQESKAIEENVGLIVYNGAMVDVGSLLQKLEKSERVRAEIEQKLQLLEEKTDEDEKTILQLENSNKSLSAELKEAKKDLGQLQENLKISDDKNLQFEGQLNKTIKNLATVMDEIESVLKQDMVKNEDKDQKSKENGANV; from the exons CCAGCTGTTGCACTACCTACCAGTCTTAGCCTGTCCACTCCTCAACCGGCAGCCCAGATTACTGTTTCCTATCCAGCACCTCGGTCAAgtcagcagcaaacccaaccgCAAAAGCAGCGTGTCTTCACTGGGGTGGTTACCAAACTGCATGATACTTTTGGGTTTGTGGATGAAGATGTCTTTTTTCAACTCAG TGCTGTTAAAGGAAAGACACCTCAGGTTGGTGACAGAGTTCTGGTAGAAGCTACTTACAACCCTAATATGCCATTCAAATGGAATGCACAAAGGATTCAGACACTTCCAAATCAG AACCAGACACAAGCCCAGCCATTACTGAAGACACCTCCAGCTGTTCTGCAGCCCATTGCACAGCAGACTGCATTCAGTGTtcaggcacagccacagccacagtcCTTGTTACAGGCACAGATTTCAGCAGCTTCAATCACACCTTTACTTCAGACACAGCCTcagcccttgctgcagcagccacagcagaaag GTGGTTTGCTACAGCCTCCAGTTCGTCTGATttcacagcctcagccagctcGAAGATTAGACCCACCATCCAGATTTTCTGGGAGGAATGACAGAGGAGGAGACCCTATGCCAAACCGAAAAGATGACAGGAG TCGTGAAAGAGACCGAGAGCGACGAAGGTCCAGGGAGAGATCACCCCAGCGAAAACGCTCCAGAGAGAGATCGCCCAGACGAGAGCGGGAGAGGTCTCCTCGCAGGCCGCGGCGCGTTGTTCCCCGTTACACCGTTCAGTTTTCCAAGTTTTCATTGGACTG CCGTAGCTGTGACATGATGGAGCTGAGGAGACGTTACCAGAACCTCTATATCCCAAGTGATTTCTTTGACGCGCAGTTTACGTGGGTGGACGCTTTCCCTATGTCTAGACCATTTCAGCTGGGAAACTACTGTAATTTCTACGTGATGCATAGAGAAGTAGATCCTATAGATAAAAACACTGCTGTCCTTGATCCACCCGATGCTGATCATCTATACAGTGCAAAG GTGATGTTGATGGCTAGTCCTAGTATGGAAGATCTCTATCACAAGTCATGCGCTCTGGCTGAAGATCCTCAAGAACTTCGTGATGGATTTCAGCATCCTGCTAGGCTTGTAAAG TTTTTAGTGGGTATGAAAGGCAAAGATGAAGCTATGGCTATTGGAGGACACTGGTCCCCATCACTGGATGGACCTGATCCAGAAAAGGACCCTTCTGTGCTGATAAAGACGGCTATTCGTTGTTGCAAGGCTCTTACAGGGATTGACTTAAGTGTGTGCACACAATG GTACCGTTTTGCAGAGATTCGCTACCATCGCCCTGAGGAGACCCACAAGGGGCGTACAGTTCCAGCTCATGTGGAGacagtggttttatttttcccgGATGTTTGGCATTGCCTTCCCACCCGCTCAGAGTGGGAAACCCTCTCCCGAGGATACAAGCAGCAGCTGGTCGAGAAGCTTCAGGGTGAACGCAAGGAGGCTGATGGAGAACAG gatgaagaggaaaaggatgaTGGAGAAGCTAAAGAGATCTCTACACCTACGCACTGGTCTAAACTGGATCCCAAAACAATGAAG GTAAATGACCTTCGCAAAGAATTAGAAAGTCGAACCCTTAgttctaaaggactgaaatctcAGCTGATAGCTCGACTGACAAAGCAGCTAAAAGTAGAGGaacaaaaagaagaacaaaaggagctggagaagtctgagaaagaagaggaagaggaggaggatagGAAATCTGAAGATGACAAAGAG gaagaggaaagaaagcgTCAAGAAGAAATGGAACGTCAGCGGCGGGAGAGACGTTACATCCTGCCTGATGAGCCAGCAATCATTGTACATCCCAACTGGGCAGCAAAGAGTGGGAAATTTGACTGTAGCATTATGTCTCTTAGTGTTCTTCTGGACTATAGATTAGAAGATAATAAAGAACATTCCTTTGAG GTATCATTGTTTGCAGAACTTTTCAATGAAATGCTTCAGAGAGATTTTGGTGTCAGAATTTACAAAGCACTGATATCTCTCCCAGAGAGGGAGgacaaaaaggacaaaaaaagcaaaaaagatgagaggaaagaaaaaaaagaagaaaaagatgaagaaaCAGATGATCCAAAACCTAAGAGGAGAAAATCTGGAGATGATAAAGATAAAAAAGAAGATAGAGACGAAAAGAAG AgggaagataaaagaaaagatgattctaaagatgaagaagaaactgaagaTGACAATAATCAAGAAGAATATGATCCAATGGaggcagaagaggctgaagacGAAGATGAAG acagggaggaagaggaaatgaACAAACGGGAGGACAGAAGAGAGGGAAATAGGCATTGTAAAGAGAGGGCGTCTAAAGATAAA GAGAAAGACAAGACACAGATGGTAACCGTTAATAGGGATCTCCTGAtggcttttgtttattttgatcAAAGTCACTGTGGATACCTTCtggagaaggacatggaggagaTACTGTACACTCTTGGACTACACCTGTCACGTGCTCAG GTCAAGAAGCTACTTAATAAAGTAGTGCTTAGAGAATCTTGCTTTTACAGAAGACTAACAGATACTTCTAAAGATGAAGAAAACCAAGAAGAGTCTGAGGAGCTACAGGAAGATATGTTag GAAACAGATTGCTGCTGCCATCACCAACTGTAAAGCAAGAATCAAAAGCCATAGAAGAGAATGTTGGCCTCATTGTGTACAACGGAGCTATGGTGGACGTTGGGAGCCTTCtgcagaagctggagaagagtgAAAGAGTGCGGGCAGAGATAGAGCAAAAGCTTCAGTTACTAGAAGAAAAAACAG ATGAGGATGAAAAGACCATACTACAGCTGGAGAATTCTAACAAAAGTCTGTCTGCGGAGCTCAAAGAAGCGAAAAAGGACCTTGGCCAACTGCAAGAAAATTTGAAGATCTCAGATGATAAAAACTTGCAATTTGAGGGTCAGCTGAATAAGACAATCAAAAATTTAGCTACTGTTATGGATGAAATAGAGAGTGTTCTTAAACAG GATATGGTGAAGAATGAAGATAAAGATCAGAAATCCAAAGAAAATGGAGCAAACGTATGA